A genome region from Arthrobacter agilis includes the following:
- a CDS encoding dynamin family protein: MDDLIPLVKSGLGLVAEGDRADLRQRLEQTLVRLANPDVRVIVVGEFKQGKSKLINALVNAPVCPVDDDIATSVPTVVRFGDPASAAVLVPRAGGGADQNGSTFERKPVALEDIASFVSERGNPSNRQGLASAEVLLPRRVLSDGLSVIDSPGVGGLESAHALTTLTALPTADAMILVSDASQEYTEPELRFLKQAQRIVPNVGCVLSKTDLYPQWRTVADLDRAHLGSAGVGTIPLIPVSSDLRLVAARTNDAELNQESGFPELIAYLRRDVVGKAQALRRRSVAQDLLSVTDHLRLSVTTELSVLQDPEGVPVLLADLEEAKEQADQQRKRSSRWQTTLNDGASDLIADMEHDLRDRLRSIQREAEAAIDAGDPGPVWDQFAEWIEQRVASAVSDTFVWTNERSQWLAEQVAELFALDEVPLPLLEVSSTDGVLAPVEEIPFLDPGRVSAAGKVLIGMRGSYGGVLMFGLLTGIIGMSLINPLSVGAGLMLGRKAYREDKEARLKRRQTDAKNLVRRQMDDVVFQVGKQLKDRLRLVQREIRDHFGNIAEEHHRSLADSVSAAQRTAATYRQERDGRVAELQAQLARIDQLSAQAKRLVPKAEGLPPQPAAAMAAGS, translated from the coding sequence ATGGACGATCTCATTCCACTCGTGAAGTCCGGCCTGGGTCTGGTTGCGGAGGGCGACCGCGCGGATCTCCGGCAGCGGCTGGAGCAGACGCTGGTCCGGCTCGCGAATCCGGACGTCCGGGTGATCGTGGTGGGCGAGTTCAAGCAGGGCAAGAGCAAGCTGATCAACGCGCTCGTCAACGCCCCCGTGTGCCCGGTCGACGACGACATCGCCACCTCGGTGCCCACGGTGGTGCGGTTCGGGGACCCGGCCTCCGCGGCGGTCCTGGTTCCCCGAGCCGGCGGGGGTGCGGACCAGAACGGCTCCACCTTCGAGCGGAAACCCGTGGCACTGGAGGACATCGCCTCCTTCGTCTCGGAGCGGGGGAACCCCTCGAACCGGCAGGGCCTCGCCTCGGCCGAGGTGCTGCTGCCCCGGCGGGTGCTGTCGGACGGCCTGTCGGTGATCGACTCGCCCGGCGTCGGCGGCCTCGAATCGGCCCACGCGCTCACCACCCTCACCGCCCTGCCCACGGCCGACGCGATGATCCTCGTGTCCGATGCCTCCCAGGAATACACCGAACCGGAACTGCGGTTCCTCAAGCAGGCGCAGCGGATCGTGCCCAACGTCGGGTGCGTGCTGTCCAAGACGGACCTGTACCCGCAGTGGAGGACGGTCGCCGACCTCGACCGCGCGCACCTCGGGTCCGCGGGCGTCGGGACCATCCCGCTGATCCCCGTGTCCTCGGACCTCCGCCTCGTCGCGGCCCGGACCAACGACGCCGAACTCAATCAGGAATCGGGTTTCCCGGAGCTCATCGCCTACCTCCGGCGCGACGTCGTCGGGAAGGCCCAGGCCCTGCGCCGGCGGTCCGTCGCCCAGGACCTGCTGTCCGTCACCGACCACCTGCGCCTGTCGGTGACCACCGAACTCTCAGTGCTCCAGGACCCCGAGGGCGTCCCGGTGCTGCTCGCGGACCTGGAGGAGGCCAAGGAGCAGGCCGACCAGCAGCGGAAGCGGTCCTCGCGCTGGCAGACGACGCTGAACGACGGCGCATCGGACCTCATCGCCGACATGGAGCACGACCTCCGCGACCGCCTCCGCTCGATCCAGCGCGAGGCGGAGGCCGCCATCGACGCCGGGGATCCCGGGCCCGTGTGGGACCAGTTCGCGGAGTGGATCGAGCAGCGCGTGGCCTCGGCGGTCTCCGACACCTTCGTCTGGACCAACGAGCGCTCGCAGTGGCTGGCCGAGCAGGTGGCTGAACTCTTCGCGCTCGACGAGGTGCCCCTGCCCCTGCTGGAGGTCTCCAGCACCGACGGCGTCCTCGCACCCGTCGAGGAGATCCCGTTCCTGGACCCGGGACGCGTCAGCGCGGCGGGGAAGGTGCTGATCGGCATGCGGGGCTCCTACGGCGGCGTCCTGATGTTCGGCCTCCTGACGGGCATCATCGGCATGTCCCTCATCAATCCGCTCTCGGTCGGAGCCGGCCTCATGCTCGGGCGGAAGGCGTACCGCGAGGACAAGGAAGCCCGGCTGAAGCGCCGGCAGACGGACGCGAAGAACCTCGTCCGGCGGCAGATGGACGACGTCGTCTTCCAGGTGGGGAAGCAGCTCAAGGACCGGCTGCGCCTCGTCCAGCGCGAGATCCGCGACCACTTCGGGAACATTGCTGAGGAGCACCACCGCTCCCTGGCCGATTCGGTGAGCGCCGCCCAGCGGACGGCCGCGACCTACCGGCAGGAACGTGACGGTCGGGTGGCCGAACTCC
- a CDS encoding IniB N-terminal domain-containing protein, which produces MATLASDLLDFLMNLFNDQQAASDFISDPEAVLAKAGLGDVCSDDVDAVMPVVLDYAPVSFGGGNSSSFDRSYDTGGNSSGDVTPGLPGLPGRDGAPGLPGRDGEDGEDGHNGGGGGASTGGDDNDHGNAVQQLLHVVNNYSYTSSVDDRDTITDQSVNQNIWANGDVSQWFDNHAVIASGDRAVAAGGDVDDVDNSVDNSDDHSQDSSTNVEAGGSVSVDIGTVEDSYNDNSDNSDNSDNSTVDSHDDNSDNSVDTDIDVDIDDSFNTDNSDNSETDIDVELDDSFNTDNTDNSVDVVADVDISDSFTSDSSTTTTTDNTVNADVDIVDSFTSDSSVNTDVVVQDSFTSDSSINTDVAFDDFTAIDDSAFFIDNEVEIETELTVEDDSF; this is translated from the coding sequence ATGGCTACTCTCGCGTCAGACCTCCTCGATTTCCTCATGAACCTCTTCAACGATCAGCAGGCCGCCTCCGACTTCATCAGCGATCCCGAAGCGGTGCTCGCCAAGGCCGGCCTCGGCGATGTCTGCTCGGACGACGTCGACGCCGTCATGCCGGTCGTCCTCGATTACGCCCCCGTCAGCTTCGGCGGCGGCAACAGCAGCTCGTTCGACCGCAGCTACGACACCGGCGGGAACTCCTCCGGCGATGTGACCCCCGGCCTCCCCGGCCTCCCCGGCCGTGACGGCGCGCCCGGTCTGCCCGGCCGTGACGGCGAGGACGGCGAGGACGGCCACAACGGTGGCGGCGGCGGTGCCAGCACCGGCGGCGACGACAACGACCACGGCAACGCGGTGCAGCAGCTCCTGCACGTCGTGAACAACTACTCCTACACCTCGTCGGTGGACGACCGCGACACCATCACGGACCAGTCGGTGAACCAGAACATCTGGGCCAACGGCGACGTCAGCCAGTGGTTCGACAACCACGCCGTCATCGCCTCGGGCGATCGCGCTGTGGCAGCGGGCGGCGACGTCGACGACGTCGACAACTCCGTGGACAACTCCGACGACCACTCCCAGGACAGCTCCACGAACGTCGAGGCCGGCGGCTCGGTGAGCGTGGACATCGGGACCGTCGAGGACTCCTACAACGACAACTCGGACAACTCCGACAACTCGGACAACTCGACCGTGGACTCCCACGACGACAACTCCGACAACTCGGTCGACACCGACATCGACGTCGACATCGATGACTCGTTCAACACCGACAACTCGGACAACTCCGAGACGGACATCGACGTCGAACTCGACGACTCCTTCAACACCGACAACACGGACAACTCGGTCGACGTCGTCGCCGACGTGGACATCTCGGACTCGTTCACCTCGGACAGCTCGACCACCACGACGACGGACAACACCGTCAACGCCGATGTGGACATCGTGGACTCTTTCACCTCGGACAGCTCGGTCAACACCGACGTCGTGGTCCAGGACTCGTTCACCTCGGACAGCTCGATCAACACCGATGTCGCCTTCGACGACTTCACCGCGATCGACGACTCCGCGTTCTTCATCGACAACGAGGTCGAGATCGAGACGGAGCTCACCGTGGAGGACGACTCCTTCTGA